One Brassica napus cultivar Da-Ae chromosome A1, Da-Ae, whole genome shotgun sequence genomic region harbors:
- the LOC106434332 gene encoding extensin, with protein sequence MKSSIVLVAAAILCIVAFPTATVGKNLRFGLKPTQGWPHPSEASTNQMFMSTSQKFNYGDSKVWRCTYSNGSAPAISISISPPTPTMPSPSTPTTPSPSPPTPKTSPPPPTPSPPPPTSKKAPSPSPPPPPPTPSLPPPTPTKVPSPPPPTPSPPPPTPTKAPSPPPPTPSLPPPTPTKVPSPPPPTPSLPPPTPTKVPSPPPPTLSPPPPTPTKASSPPLPKPSLPPPTPKKTPSPPPPTPSLPPPTPKKSPSPSPPSDDESSSPSQPSNPPQEHHHHHEFPLEHIGRCYRNMGQVGFCRGQMAISFYTRLFKVSKYCCNLIVNMKNECDDVIWGYFYDPHFVPLVRCTCHVSF encoded by the coding sequence ATGAAAAGCTCCATCGTCCTAGTGGCAGCAGCTATCCTCTGCATCGTCGCTTTTCCTACCGCAACCGTCGGCAAGAACCTGAGATTCGGGCTAAAACCTACCCAAGGATGGCCACATCCGTCGGAAGCCTCAACAAACCAGATGTTTATGAGCACTTCCCAAAAGTTTAACTATGGGGACTCTAAAGTTTGGAGATGTACTTATAGCAACGGGTCTGCTCCTGCCATTTCCATTTCCATTTCTCCGCCAACTCCAACAATGCCGTCACCGTCAACACCAACTACTCCGTCTCCTTCGCCACCCACTCCCAAAACGTCTCCGCCGCCACCTACACCATCTCCTCCACCTCCAACATCCAAGAAAGCTCCATCCCCATCCCCACCGCCACCGCCACCTACACCATCTCTTCCTCCTCCGACTCCAACTAAAGTTCCATCTCCGCCGCCACCTACACCATCTCCTCCACCTCCAACTCCAACGAAAGCTCCATCTCCGCCGCCACCTACACCATCTCTTCCTCCTCCGACTCCAACCAAAGTTCCATCTCCGCCGCCACCTACACCATCTCTTCCTCCTCCGACTCCAACCAAAGTTCCATCTCCGCCGCCACCTACActatctcctcctcctccgactCCAACGAAAGCTTCATCTCCACCACTGCCAAAACCATCTCTTCCTCCTCCAACTCCTAAGAAAACTCCATCTCCACCGCCGCCAACACCATCTCTTCCACCTCCAACTCCCAAGAAGTCTCCGTCTCCTTCGCCGCCAAGTgatgatgagtcatcatctccTAGCCAGCCATCAAACCCCCCTCAggagcatcatcatcatcatgagtTTCCATTGGAACACATTGGAAGATGTTATAGAAACATGGGGCAAGTTGGGTTTTGTCGGGGGCAGATGGCGATCAGTTTCTACACGAGGTTGTTTAAAGTCAGTAAGTATTGTTGCAACCTTATCGTCAACATGAAAAATGAATGCGACGACGTCATTTGGGGATACTTCTACGATCCTCACTTTGTTCCTCTTGTTCGTTGCACTTGCCACGTCTCCTTCTAG